The window CTCTGCTATGGGTAGTTTTACAAGAACTACAGAACCACACTCTTATACCAAGACCCGCTCTACCTTTCGGACTGTCTTGGCGAGAGCCGCAACACGAGCAGGTTTGGGTGGTGTACGCTTCATTAACTTCAATATAGTGGCAACCTGCGTTCGCGCATTTGTAATCAACTGGGGCATAGCCCTACGCCTTGCACTCGGGCAAAGCAGTGCTTTGCTTTATCCTCGCTCATGCCGCTTAATTTCAAACCAACCAGCGTCATAGACGGATTTGGCTAGATTTGTTGAAGTAAATGATTTAGATTTTATTTTTCCAACAACGATTAGACTGTTAGCTTTGACCAGTTTATTGGTGAATTTATGAATGAGGTCTTGGCGAGTGTTTTTTATTTTGGCATGAATCGCCTTAACCCTATTTTTATTCTTAGCGCGCCCCGCAATGGCTAATTTTTCAGCGTATTTATAGGTCAGCTTAGTGGTCAGTACATCGCCATCACTGGTGACTGCTGAATCTTTACAGCCCAAATCAATACCAATTTTACCGTCACCACAAACTGTTTTTGGAAATTCTTTAACCGTAATACAGGCGTACCAATGACCGCGAGAATCCTGTACCAATTCACAGGTGTTAATGGTGTAAAGCGGATTGATTACACAATAGGTCTAGGAGGGTGACTACTGACTGTCCTAGACTTAACTGTACTAGGGCGTGTCATCATTTAACAAAATTAACGTCTAATGGGCTAAAAATGGCTATATTTCCGCCACTCTTGGAAAATTTATAGACAATATGTTCATATTCTCTGCAAAATTTACTTTGATTGACGAAAATCTATCTCATTTTTATCCTCATTACTTAATTGATGACACGCCCTAGAGAAACTTTCGATAAATCTACGAAAAAAATTCTCAAGTCAAATGATAGCCAGCAGCCCATGAGGAATACTATGAAAAATTCAGACAAACCACTACAAATAGACATCGTATCGGATGTTGTTTGCCCTTGGTGCATTATCGGCTATCGGCAGCTGGCCAAGGCATTGAAGGACACCAATACCGCGCATGAGATACATTGGCACCCGTTCGAGCTGAACCCTAACATGCCAGCCGAGGGACAAAATCTACGTGAGCATATCATCGAAAAATATGGCAGCAGCGTACAAGAGTCGAATGATAGCCGAACTAGGATGACCGAAGCAGGAGCAGACGTTGGGTTCGAATTTCACTTCACTGATGATACGAGAATGCACAACACCTTTAATTTGCACCAACTGCTACATTGGGCCGATCAACAAGATCGCATGCACGATTTAAAACAGGCTTTATTCACCGCCCATTTTACCAATAATCGGAATATTTCTGATAACGGTGTGCTCGCGGATATAGCATCGGAAATCGGCTTAGATCGTGCCGAAGCGTTAGCGGTTCTTGAAGATCAGCGCTTTGCCAAAGACGTTCGCGAGGCAGAACAGCGTTCAGCGGAACAAGGTATTCAAGGTGTACCAGCAGTTATCTTTAATGGTCGTCATCTGGTCAGCGGTGCCCAAGGTGTAGAAAACTTTACCAGAATTCTGGAACAGCTGGCCGAAAATCCCGACTAAACGACCTTTTTAAATCAGTTTTCTAACTCCCCTATCTGTTGGGCTTCAGTTGAGCACTCTATAAAGTGCTCTTCCAGATTTAGTGGTATCAGATCTGACCTCATGTACTGAGCAAATTGTTTTCAGTAGTTAAGCTTGAGGGATAGGATACACTTTGTCATAGACTAAGTTATAGACAAAGGCATATACCACATAGAAGCAGGCCATAGCGATATCTATTATAAAGGCTTCCCATATCGTGATACCCAGGTACCAAGCGATCATCGGCATGAATAATAACAGCAGCCCGCCCTCGAATAACAGGGCATGAAACACTCGTATCAACATTGTCTTATGGACATCTCCACGCAGTTTTAGCATAGCATGATCGAAAAAAAGGTTATAAAAATAGTTCCATACCGTGGCGATAGTGGAGGCGGCGATAGCTATGACCCCCATCATACTTAGGTCGTAGCCGAATACCAAGCTTGCCAACGGGGCTAAGATGATCAAACCTATTACCTCAAAGCCTAAGGTATGGCGAATACGATCTTTAGTGGTGCGCATTAAGCTCCCTAATTAATTTATTCATTTATTTATTTATTTATTGACCAATTTTATCTTTTAAACTCTCGTGTCAAAGTTAGATCTGCTGTTTCTGCTGATAAAAACAAGCAGTTGGGCAACTAAAAAATTATGATTTGTCTAAAAATAGTTTATTAGCTAAATCCCGTACGAAATAATGTGCCAACAATGACGAAGCTTACTGACAATAGAGTCACCAAAATAATATTTATCGAAAACGCGTTAAGCGTCTTGGCTGATAAGGTTGGGATAACCCGAAAGCGGGCGTGTAATGCTACTATAATAGTCGCTAGCAACAGCAATAACTTAAGACTGATTAGGATGCTAAGGTCATTATCAAATGTGAACCAGGCGCTTATATCCGGGATTAATCTGTATGACATCCACAGCCCCGTTATTATTTGAACCGCTAAAGCTGGCATACCGACCTTTTCAAAATGCTGCTCGAACTGTAGCAGCACATCGATATCACGCGATGACAGTACTTTGGGCAAAATAACTAGCGCTAAGATTAAATGACCACCTGTCCAGATAGTCGCCCCTAATAAATGCGCGATTAGTATATAGTTGAGCATAACACTGAATTCCGTAACGTTGAATTCTATAAAAAAGGAGATTAAGTATGAAACGTGCCAATCAATTACAGCCATTATCTCGCCAGCATCATCTTGGACTACATGTGGGCCATCACGCTAAAGAATGCGCTGACAATCCGCAAGAGATTACCGAACATTGGCAAGCGCTGTCCTCTTATATGAGTGATATGCGCAACCATTTCCAAATTGAAGACAATCTAATCGTTGATGCCCTACTTGCTCATCAATCTACCCAGCCTGACGTGGCGTCCGCACTTGAAACATTGGAAGAGCAGCATAAGCAGCTGAACGCACTAACGGCAGAAATTAAAGCCTCTCAAGAAAATAAAAATGTGGTCACTGTAGACCAAGTCAGACAACTTGCTAATCTGCTATATGATCATGTTCGTTTTGAAGAACGCGAGCTCTTTCCTATCGTTGAAAAGTATCTGACAGAGGATGAGCTGAATGCTGTTTATAATGCGAGCCCAGATAATATTAAACATTTAGATGAGCAGCGCTAGATTGCACGATGCTTGAATACTATAATCGATTCAAAATAAAAGAAATGCTCTTGTAGCAACGTGCTACTGGTATAAGTTTCTCTAGCGTGCTGTTAGCCAGCGTGACAGAGGCTGTAAAAATTCATTCCAGTAGTACTGTGTTTTTTTAAATTGGATTAAATATATCTCACATAAACTATTTTATGGGCGTTGATTTAGCTTATTAACGCTGGCGATTAAAGCGACCATTATCATGCCCATTACAATCAGAATAATGGACATCGTATGGGCAGCCTCATAATTAAGGGCCTCTACTTGCTCATAGATAGCAATGGAGACCACTTTGGTTTCACCTGAGATGCTGCCCCCTATCATTAATACCACGCCAAACTCGCCAATAGTATGCGCAAAGCTAATTAGACTGCCAAGAACAATACCAACCCTAGCTTGCGGTAACGCCACTCTTATAAAACGTTTCAGTCGATTGGGCTCTAATAATTCAGCGACTTCCATCACGCTTCTTGGAATGCGTAAAAACTGTGCATAGACAGGCTGCACATAAAAAGGCAGCGAATAAATAATAGACCCTATCACTAAGCCTTCAAAAGTAAATATAAATGGGCTGATGTTATGCTCGGCAAGCCATTTTCCGATGCCGAAATTTGGACTCATGAGTAGTAATAAATAAAAACCAATCACCGTAGGCGGTAACACCAGTGGCATGGCAATGACGCCCATTAATAATATCTTAAGACGCCCGACGACGTTGCCTCGGCTGGGCTTAGCCAACCAGTAAGCCAAAGGTGTCGCAAACAATAACAAACACAAGGTTGTCACACCGGCAAGCTTAATACTTACCCAGATTGGGCTGAGCATGTCTGATACAAGGGTTTCAGATATCATAGCGTCACTGTTTACTCACCGTTATCTAGCGTGTTATTCATCATACCGTTCATTATGCAATCTACAATAACCCTAAAGCTTGTTAATAATAAGGCGTGCCAGCAACGATATTTAAAATCTCATTGCTAACACGCCCTAGTCTATAGAACTAACAGAAAGATTATCCATTAATTATTTAACAGCTAAATAACCTGCTTTTGAAAAGTACGCTTGGCCTGCAGGAGAGCGCAGATAATCCGTGAAGTCTGTCGCGGTAGCACTAGCAGTGATTACCATACCGTCTTGTAAGATAGGGGGATAAGAATCCGGTGGTAAAATATAAAATTGTTCAGGTATGGCCTCAATCGCTGTGACTTGTGATTGCGCGACGAACCCATAATCGACACTCCCAGTATGAGCGTACTGAAAGGCTTGGCCAATATTCTCAGCTTGTATTATACGTTTTTGCTCATTTAGTGAATCATAGATATTTTGTGATTGTAGATACGCTTTTGCAGACTCGCCATAAGGGGCAAGCTCGGGATTGGCTATCGTTATTTTACTATTCGGGTTGGTCGTAAACAAATCTACCAATGTCGCTTGGTTAAAGCCATTCATAGGCTTAGTGACACTGTATAGCGCCAATTGACCTTGAGTATAAGTGAATGGTTTATAAGTCTTTTCACTTTCAGGGCTTTTATTAGCTAACTCGTCCGCCAACTTTGCAGGGAACGTTTGGTTGGCGGATAAGAATATATCATAAGGGGCGCCTGCCGTTATTTGCGCATATAGCTTACCAGAAGAAGCAAAAGTGACCTCTATGTCTTGGGCAGGCAATTTTCTATCTACTTTATAAGCTTCAACAATATCAGGCAATACATCAGATAAATTAGCAGCAGCGGCAATCCGTAGCGTTTCGGTCTGCGCGGTCGTATCATTAGTCCCAGCTTGCGCCGTATTCGTGGTACTTTCTTTAGTACAAGACGTTAGTGTTAACGCTAGACAAGTAAACGCACTAACCATTGATAAGGCTTTAGATACGGTTGTAAAATGCTGCATTAAAGTTTTAGTACCGCGACCACTTAACGTATTAATTTTCATAGCCTACCATCTGTAGAAGCCAATTTTTATTTGGCATATCTTGCTAAAACGACTAAGCAAAAACAGTCCTATGACCCTTCTTATTTAGCCGTTATTACTTGATCATTTTTTACTTAGCTACTGTCACTCAACCATTGCTACTTAACCATTGTTACTTAACCATTTAGAGGAGTCATCCTCGTAGTATTCTTGCTTCCAAACGGGAATATCAGCCTTAATAGTATCCAGTATCCAACGACAGGCATCAAATGCCGGATAGCGATGCGCAGAAACCACTCCAATCCATACGGCTATATCACCTATCTCTAATTCCCCGATGCGATGAATAGCAATAGCATGGGTGATATCAAATTTATTTTTTGCCTTTTCGATGATTTGCCGGCCTTGATTAACGGCTAATTCTTCGTAGCCGTAATAACTTAAGCGATCGACGCTACTGGCATTATTGTGATTACGCACGCGTCCTTCAAAGCTTACGAAAGCGCCGCAACTGTCATCATCAAGCATATTCCTGAGTCTACTCTCATCAATGGCAATATCTAGTAAAGCAAAGCCATCACGCTCAGCGACCATATAGGCCTCATCGACGCTACGGCTTATGTGCATTGATTGGCTATGCACCTCTTTTTTATCGTTCTCTACTTTATGGTTCTCTACGTCAGCATCTGTATTAT of the Psychrobacter sp. LV10R520-6 genome contains:
- a CDS encoding DsbA family protein, which codes for MKNSDKPLQIDIVSDVVCPWCIIGYRQLAKALKDTNTAHEIHWHPFELNPNMPAEGQNLREHIIEKYGSSVQESNDSRTRMTEAGADVGFEFHFTDDTRMHNTFNLHQLLHWADQQDRMHDLKQALFTAHFTNNRNISDNGVLADIASEIGLDRAEALAVLEDQRFAKDVREAEQRSAEQGIQGVPAVIFNGRHLVSGAQGVENFTRILEQLAENPD
- a CDS encoding PACE efflux transporter, which gives rise to MRTTKDRIRHTLGFEVIGLIILAPLASLVFGYDLSMMGVIAIAASTIATVWNYFYNLFFDHAMLKLRGDVHKTMLIRVFHALLFEGGLLLLFMPMIAWYLGITIWEAFIIDIAMACFYVVYAFVYNLVYDKVYPIPQA
- a CDS encoding CopD family protein, yielding MLNYILIAHLLGATIWTGGHLILALVILPKVLSSRDIDVLLQFEQHFEKVGMPALAVQIITGLWMSYRLIPDISAWFTFDNDLSILISLKLLLLLATIIVALHARFRVIPTLSAKTLNAFSINIILVTLLSVSFVIVGTLFRTGFS
- a CDS encoding hemerythrin domain-containing protein encodes the protein MKRANQLQPLSRQHHLGLHVGHHAKECADNPQEITEHWQALSSYMSDMRNHFQIEDNLIVDALLAHQSTQPDVASALETLEEQHKQLNALTAEIKASQENKNVVTVDQVRQLANLLYDHVRFEERELFPIVEKYLTEDELNAVYNASPDNIKHLDEQR
- the modB gene encoding molybdate ABC transporter permease subunit, which produces MISETLVSDMLSPIWVSIKLAGVTTLCLLLFATPLAYWLAKPSRGNVVGRLKILLMGVIAMPLVLPPTVIGFYLLLLMSPNFGIGKWLAEHNISPFIFTFEGLVIGSIIYSLPFYVQPVYAQFLRIPRSVMEVAELLEPNRLKRFIRVALPQARVGIVLGSLISFAHTIGEFGVVLMIGGSISGETKVVSIAIYEQVEALNYEAAHTMSIILIVMGMIMVALIASVNKLNQRP
- the modA gene encoding molybdate ABC transporter substrate-binding protein, which produces MKINTLSGRGTKTLMQHFTTVSKALSMVSAFTCLALTLTSCTKESTTNTAQAGTNDTTAQTETLRIAAAANLSDVLPDIVEAYKVDRKLPAQDIEVTFASSGKLYAQITAGAPYDIFLSANQTFPAKLADELANKSPESEKTYKPFTYTQGQLALYSVTKPMNGFNQATLVDLFTTNPNSKITIANPELAPYGESAKAYLQSQNIYDSLNEQKRIIQAENIGQAFQYAHTGSVDYGFVAQSQVTAIEAIPEQFYILPPDSYPPILQDGMVITASATATDFTDYLRSPAGQAYFSKAGYLAVK
- a CDS encoding molybdenum cofactor biosynthesis protein MoaE, which gives rise to MHISRSVDEAYMVAERDGFALLDIAIDESRLRNMLDDDSCGAFVSFEGRVRNHNNASSVDRLSYYGYEELAVNQGRQIIEKAKNKFDITHAIAIHRIGELEIGDIAVWIGVVSAHRYPAFDACRWILDTIKADIPVWKQEYYEDDSSKWLSNNG